The Terriglobales bacterium genome contains a region encoding:
- a CDS encoding amino acid adenylation domain-containing protein, with the protein MASTSGLSEVKHSLLTRLLNSRVTAGESSTSIGPRPRPEAAPLSFSQEQVWLHSQIAGNIPLYNESITLHRQGQLDMGILERCLVEIMRRHEIWRTNFDLVNGKPVQIIHPAADHFPIPFHDICKFPPAEQQAQIKRLVTEDVRRPFDLSSGFLVRALLLRTEQDAYSLFVTFHQIVFDAVSAYRVFLPELVSLYEAFSSENASSLLREPNIQYADFAYWQRQQTSAASTHADYWRKQLTGELPLLQWPCDRPRPAVQTHRGEIERFSLPKHLIPEIRHASQQAGVSFYMTLLTGLVALLHRYTNQNDIVLGGFTAGRRRPELEDVAGYFVNPLPLRFDISGNPTFKELQMRVRETLLGALAHDEMPFPEIVKAVKQRPDPSRNPLFQIVLSQQPKPAYVSDDWVMATEEFSNGCSKVDLVIVVDDRGDSVFGPITYNPDLFDAGTIQRMIGHWQMLLANGSTHPEKRISELILLTEAERHQILVEWNSTYKDFSTDVCLHELVERQAQQTPDAIALIFRELRISYRELNERANRLAHYLSKLSAGPEVPVGVVMERSVDMVVALLAILKAGGAYLPLDIEFPQHRLAMLIEDSGVSLVLTQEHLLDRLSMCAARTVAIDTSRDEITREQASNPKKTAKPDNIAYAIYTSGSTGKPKGVLNVHAGIVNRLLWMQDAYQLTSDDRVLQKTPYTFDVSVWEFFWPLITGATLVVAEPGGHRDPQYLIELIQLESITTLHFVPSMLQIFLEARGVEDCTSLKRVICSGEALPIEVQKRFFERSNAELHNLYGPTEAAVDVTSWKCTTDWDGSTVPIGRPIANMKIHILDRNFQPVPIGVAGELHIGGVGLARGYLNRPELTAEKFIPDPFGIAPSDRLYKTGDLARYRADGTIEFLGRIDDQVKIHGIRVELGEIEAVLHNHKSVSKARVAVREDSPAIRSLVAYVVPEDRSKFSMTDVREYLAKLLPSYMIPMLVTLDELPVTSNGKLDRRALPPPQVAEQPAPAEIVSAPIEQKMAELWKEVLGLDTVSPFDNFLDVGGDSLSAVQLVTRLHKHFGVRIKTNELAFQSLRQLAASCAERLQCQ; encoded by the coding sequence ATGGCAAGCACGTCCGGACTATCGGAAGTAAAACACAGCCTACTTACCAGGCTTCTGAACAGCAGGGTGACAGCCGGCGAATCGTCAACTTCTATCGGTCCACGACCCAGGCCAGAAGCAGCTCCACTATCTTTCTCGCAAGAGCAGGTCTGGCTGCATTCGCAAATCGCCGGCAACATCCCGCTCTACAACGAGAGCATTACGCTACACCGCCAGGGGCAACTGGACATGGGCATTCTCGAACGTTGTCTAGTCGAAATCATGCGGCGCCACGAAATCTGGCGTACTAACTTTGATCTTGTAAATGGAAAGCCTGTCCAAATTATTCACCCAGCAGCCGATCACTTTCCGATTCCTTTCCATGACATCTGCAAATTTCCCCCTGCGGAACAGCAAGCGCAGATAAAGCGCCTGGTCACCGAAGATGTCCGCCGGCCATTCGATCTGAGCTCCGGTTTCCTTGTTCGGGCACTCCTCCTTCGGACCGAGCAGGATGCTTACTCGCTATTCGTTACGTTTCATCAAATCGTGTTCGACGCAGTGAGTGCTTACCGTGTCTTCCTTCCAGAGTTGGTAAGTCTTTACGAAGCATTCTCGTCAGAAAATGCTTCTTCCCTTCTTCGTGAGCCAAACATTCAATATGCTGATTTCGCCTACTGGCAGAGACAGCAAACATCCGCTGCATCAACTCATGCCGACTATTGGCGCAAGCAGCTGACGGGTGAACTCCCTCTTCTTCAATGGCCATGCGATCGCCCACGGCCAGCTGTGCAAACCCATCGCGGCGAAATCGAGCGTTTCTCGCTTCCTAAGCACTTGATTCCCGAAATAAGACATGCCAGCCAGCAAGCAGGAGTCTCTTTCTACATGACGCTCCTTACTGGCCTGGTTGCGCTGCTTCATCGCTACACCAATCAGAATGATATTGTCCTCGGCGGCTTTACCGCCGGGCGAAGGCGGCCAGAACTCGAAGATGTGGCGGGCTATTTCGTAAACCCGCTTCCCCTGCGTTTTGATATTTCGGGAAACCCAACTTTCAAAGAGCTCCAAATGCGAGTTCGGGAGACGCTTTTGGGAGCTCTGGCACACGATGAAATGCCATTTCCGGAAATTGTTAAGGCAGTAAAACAGCGCCCTGATCCGAGTCGCAATCCTCTTTTCCAGATTGTGCTTTCGCAGCAACCGAAACCCGCATATGTGAGTGACGATTGGGTTATGGCTACAGAGGAATTTTCGAATGGCTGTTCCAAGGTTGATCTTGTCATCGTGGTCGACGATCGCGGAGACTCTGTTTTTGGCCCAATAACATACAACCCCGATTTGTTCGACGCGGGCACAATCCAGCGCATGATCGGCCACTGGCAAATGCTCCTTGCCAATGGCTCCACTCATCCGGAAAAGCGAATTTCTGAGCTGATACTTCTGACAGAAGCAGAGCGGCATCAGATTTTGGTCGAGTGGAACAGTACATACAAAGATTTTTCCACTGATGTCTGCCTGCACGAGTTAGTAGAGCGCCAGGCACAACAAACTCCAGATGCTATCGCGCTAATTTTTCGGGAACTACGGATCAGTTATCGAGAGCTCAACGAGAGAGCTAATCGGCTCGCTCATTATCTTAGCAAGCTTAGCGCCGGCCCCGAAGTACCAGTCGGCGTAGTCATGGAACGTTCGGTGGACATGGTGGTCGCGCTTCTTGCAATTCTCAAGGCCGGAGGAGCATACCTTCCCCTCGATATCGAATTTCCGCAGCACCGCTTGGCAATGCTGATTGAAGATAGCGGCGTCTCTTTAGTCCTCACACAGGAGCATCTGCTCGATCGGCTGTCGATGTGTGCTGCGCGAACTGTTGCAATTGACACGTCTCGAGATGAGATCACAAGAGAACAAGCGTCGAACCCAAAGAAGACCGCCAAGCCAGACAATATTGCCTATGCGATTTATACTTCGGGCTCAACCGGAAAGCCGAAGGGAGTACTCAATGTCCATGCCGGCATAGTCAACCGGTTGCTCTGGATGCAAGATGCATATCAGCTAACGAGTGATGATCGCGTTCTACAGAAGACTCCCTATACCTTTGATGTCTCAGTCTGGGAGTTCTTCTGGCCTCTCATCACCGGCGCCACACTCGTAGTCGCGGAACCGGGTGGACATCGAGATCCTCAGTATCTGATTGAATTGATTCAGCTAGAGAGCATCACGACATTGCATTTTGTGCCTTCCATGCTCCAGATCTTTTTGGAAGCCAGAGGAGTCGAAGACTGCACATCGTTAAAACGCGTAATTTGCAGCGGCGAGGCCCTCCCGATTGAGGTACAGAAACGTTTCTTTGAACGATCCAACGCTGAATTACACAATCTCTACGGCCCTACAGAAGCTGCTGTCGATGTCACTTCCTGGAAATGCACTACAGATTGGGACGGGTCAACTGTTCCTATCGGTCGGCCGATCGCCAATATGAAGATCCACATTCTCGATCGAAATTTTCAGCCGGTACCTATTGGAGTTGCTGGGGAGCTACACATTGGCGGTGTTGGCTTGGCCAGAGGCTACTTGAATCGGCCTGAACTCACAGCGGAGAAGTTCATTCCGGACCCGTTTGGAATTGCTCCGTCCGACCGGCTATATAAAACCGGGGATTTAGCACGATATCGGGCAGATGGAACTATTGAATTTCTTGGGCGAATCGACGATCAGGTCAAGATTCACGGCATCCGGGTTGAACTGGGAGAGATTGAGGCCGTTTTACACAATCATAAGTCAGTTAGTAAGGCACGAGTCGCAGTCCGCGAAGACTCACCAGCCATTCGTTCACTCGTGGCCTATGTCGTTCCCGAGGATCGATCAAAATTCTCCATGACAGACGTTCGTGAGTACCTAGCCAAATTGCTCCCTTCGTACATGATCCCCATGCTTGTAACACTGGATGAGCTTCCGGTCACTTCAAATGGAAAGCTCGATCGACGCGCGCTCCCTCCGCCACAAGTTGCCGAGCAACCTGCTCCCGCAGAAATCGTGAGTGCTCCGATTGAACAGAAAATGGCCGAGCTGTGGAAGGAAGTTCTTGGGTTAGACACTGTAAGCCCTTTCGACAACTTTCTCGATGTCGGAGGAGACTCACTCTCCGC
- a CDS encoding condensation domain-containing protein — MTVAPALSTAKRSLLESYLHARIRQNPLPLPGIPKRNEDLAAPLTLSQEQLVRREINTPNVPLLYNECIQLRMRGPLDVSALQKSFNDIVRRHDIWRTSYDIENGDVRQVVHSAAEPIEIRVVDLEGLCEADQEAAIEMVIGHLAQQPFDLRNGPLLRTHFIKLSDLEHRLYVVAHLSIVDGVSVYQIFPKEVAINYRAHVFGRAPELSSLPIQFADYSHWQRKQLEGASFIRTLEYWQTQLSHLTRLNWPTDRPRPERESFRGKIEKFVLAAPVTDAMKSLAKTEGVTLFMVALSALASLLHLYTRQDDFTIGTPSPSGRKRSDVQDLIGYFLTPVALRFRFTRNMTFRELLRQAQRVTLEAISNDELPVEVLAQRLNLPVDHSRNPLFTVATSLQPTMPALDFDWTVTSMDISSGGSPWDLYLALIDGKEGLMGRVQYNPDLFNADTVTRFIAHYTNLIQVISENPEIRISAIGLG, encoded by the coding sequence ATGACCGTCGCACCTGCATTGTCGACAGCCAAGCGCAGCCTCCTGGAGAGCTACCTTCACGCACGCATCCGCCAAAATCCCCTTCCGTTACCCGGCATACCGAAGCGGAACGAGGATTTGGCAGCGCCACTTACATTATCGCAAGAGCAACTCGTTCGACGAGAGATTAATACGCCTAATGTTCCGCTTCTCTATAACGAATGCATTCAGCTTCGGATGAGAGGGCCTCTGGATGTCTCTGCGCTGCAAAAGAGCTTCAACGATATTGTCCGGCGCCATGACATTTGGAGGACGAGCTACGACATTGAGAATGGCGATGTACGTCAGGTGGTCCATTCGGCGGCTGAACCGATCGAGATCCGTGTAGTCGATTTGGAAGGGTTATGTGAAGCAGACCAGGAAGCCGCCATTGAGATGGTCATCGGGCATTTAGCTCAACAGCCATTTGATCTCAGGAATGGTCCCCTGCTTCGGACGCATTTTATAAAACTGAGTGATCTTGAGCATCGGCTCTACGTTGTTGCCCACCTTAGCATTGTGGACGGAGTGTCTGTTTATCAGATCTTCCCGAAAGAAGTAGCTATTAACTATCGCGCTCATGTGTTTGGGCGAGCACCAGAGCTCTCGTCTCTACCAATTCAATTCGCGGATTACTCACACTGGCAGCGTAAACAATTGGAAGGCGCGAGCTTCATAAGGACACTGGAGTACTGGCAAACGCAGCTTTCACACCTGACGCGACTCAATTGGCCGACGGACCGTCCACGTCCGGAACGAGAGAGTTTCCGTGGGAAGATCGAGAAGTTCGTGTTGGCCGCACCAGTGACCGATGCTATGAAAAGCTTGGCGAAAACAGAAGGCGTCACACTGTTCATGGTTGCGTTATCTGCCCTTGCGAGTCTGCTGCATTTATACACACGCCAAGATGACTTCACGATTGGCACCCCCTCTCCGTCTGGACGAAAACGGTCTGACGTGCAGGATCTTATAGGCTATTTCCTCACTCCTGTTGCTCTGCGGTTTCGGTTTACCCGGAACATGACGTTTCGTGAATTGTTAAGACAAGCGCAGCGTGTGACATTGGAGGCTATCTCCAACGACGAGCTACCGGTCGAAGTCTTGGCTCAACGCTTGAACTTGCCAGTTGACCACAGCAGAAACCCGCTTTTTACAGTAGCGACGTCGCTTCAGCCTACGATGCCTGCCCTCGATTTTGATTGGACTGTAACTTCGATGGATATCAGCAGCGGGGGCTCTCCGTGGGATCTTTATTTGGCACTCATTGATGGGAAGGAAGGGTTGATGGGACGCGTCCAATATAATCCTGATCTGTTCAACGCTGACACAGTCACTCGTTTTATAGCCCACTACACTAACCTGATCCAAGTTATATCCGAGAATCCTGAGATTCGAATTTCGGCGATCGGTTTGGGCTAG
- a CDS encoding cytochrome P450, producing the protein MSAPAHLSITSAQNRSLSLYYLLDPQVLANPYPMFHRLRSEDPVHWDPFLHAWVVTRYADVVTVLYHYSAERTPTPQQLSQIGLDSLGPIAQVMVKQMLFLDAPAHTRIRKLASHAFTPQRVEVLRTHIREITNSLLDKVEQQGHMDVIADLAEPLPCIVTAEMLGVPVEDYQQLKAWSQDFAEMLGNFQHNPDRAARVLKSTLAMADYFRAAIREQRRNPREGLVNSLMNAEVDGDRFSEEEVIANCIVTMVGGQETTTNLIGNGVLTLLRNPDQLQKLRNNMVLIPSAVEEMLRYESPSQHTARLAPEDTTLGGKRIAKRQAVIAVMAAGNRDPERFPDPDRFDITRTDNRHLAFGWAAHFCFGAALARIEGQTAFEMMLSRLPNWTLDPGPLVWRNNLGLRGLTRLPISFGAPRDSN; encoded by the coding sequence ATGAGTGCTCCTGCACATCTTTCTATTACGTCCGCTCAGAATCGAAGTCTCAGCCTGTACTATCTGCTCGATCCACAGGTACTGGCCAATCCTTATCCAATGTTCCATCGACTTCGTAGCGAGGATCCTGTGCACTGGGATCCTTTCCTACACGCCTGGGTGGTCACCCGCTATGCCGATGTTGTCACAGTGTTGTATCACTACTCCGCCGAGCGAACGCCAACCCCGCAGCAACTGTCTCAAATAGGACTTGACTCGCTGGGTCCGATTGCTCAAGTAATGGTGAAGCAGATGCTGTTTCTGGATGCTCCTGCGCACACGCGCATCCGCAAACTTGCATCGCACGCGTTTACACCGCAGAGAGTAGAGGTGCTGCGCACCCATATTCGCGAAATTACGAATTCGCTGCTGGATAAAGTGGAGCAACAAGGGCATATGGATGTCATTGCCGACTTAGCTGAGCCCCTGCCATGCATTGTCACTGCGGAAATGCTCGGTGTGCCCGTGGAAGATTATCAACAGCTGAAAGCATGGTCGCAGGATTTCGCAGAAATGCTCGGCAACTTTCAGCATAATCCGGACCGCGCCGCGCGAGTATTGAAGAGTACTCTGGCAATGGCGGATTATTTCCGAGCCGCAATCCGAGAGCAGCGACGCAATCCTAGAGAAGGCTTGGTGAACTCGCTGATGAACGCCGAAGTCGATGGGGATAGATTCAGCGAAGAAGAAGTAATCGCCAATTGCATCGTCACCATGGTTGGCGGACAGGAAACCACGACTAACTTGATTGGCAACGGCGTTCTTACTTTGCTGAGAAACCCAGATCAACTCCAGAAACTTCGCAATAACATGGTGCTCATCCCCTCTGCCGTGGAGGAGATGTTGCGCTATGAGAGCCCAAGCCAGCATACCGCGAGACTCGCTCCAGAAGATACAACGCTTGGCGGAAAGCGAATTGCCAAACGCCAAGCCGTTATTGCTGTCATGGCCGCGGGCAATCGCGATCCGGAACGCTTCCCAGATCCGGATCGATTTGATATTACGCGCACCGACAATCGACATCTTGCGTTCGGGTGGGCCGCCCACTTCTGTTTTGGCGCCGCACTGGCGCGAATCGAAGGACAAACCGCGTTTGAAATGATGTTGAGCCGGCTACCGAACTGGACGCTTGATCCTGGACCGCTGGTCTGGCGAAACAATTTGGGATTGCGCGGTCTTACCCGTCTGCCGATCTCCTTTGGCGCACCTCGGGATTCCAACTAG
- a CDS encoding non-ribosomal peptide synthetase yields the protein MIDPTFFNAQPAPELAEPEAKYVHQLVSHCAMSAPDSLAAVCGNLSLTYADLDSRTNRLARLLQSKGVGPDVVVGIYLNRSIAMLVAALAVFKAGGAYLPLDPSSPPERLNYLLDDARAAALITGQCLSSSLSSRMEPTVVIDPSGQIAEADVSDDRTVASPKIASSSLAYVIYTSGSTGQPKGVELTHGGLMNLISWHHRAFNITAKDRASQLASLGFDAAVWEIWPYLTAGASVHLGDGVVMNEPAAVRDWLVSRGITITFLPTPLAERVTTLEWPNKHSLRIMLTGADTLHHYPSRKLRFQLVNNYGPTECTVVATSGTVPSNPEHTDQLPTIGRPIDNVQIHILDDKMKQVPIGEVGEIYLGGSSLARGYRNRPDLTAERFVSSPFNTAPHARLYKTGDLGKVLPNGEIAFLGRVDEQVKIRGYRIEPAEIVKVLDEHYAIQACAVVAREVEPGDKRLVAYFVAEPNATVSHTELRNFVASRLPEYMIPSIFVKLDTLPLNSSGKVDKPTLPAPDVANTLRDSAFVAPRNPIEERIGSMLASLLDVGEVSVQDNFFLLGGHSLLGTQLIARIRDAFGVELTLKSLFDAPTAAKLSAEVETLLMAKLEAMTDEEALRLLGGTASAAA from the coding sequence ATGATCGATCCGACATTCTTCAATGCTCAGCCCGCTCCCGAATTGGCAGAGCCCGAAGCCAAGTACGTACACCAGCTTGTAAGCCACTGCGCGATGAGTGCTCCCGACAGTCTTGCGGCAGTATGTGGCAACCTGTCGCTTACCTATGCAGATCTGGATTCAAGAACAAATCGTTTGGCTCGACTTTTACAGTCAAAAGGAGTGGGTCCGGACGTCGTTGTAGGAATCTACCTCAATCGATCGATCGCCATGCTGGTGGCGGCTCTGGCCGTTTTTAAAGCTGGAGGAGCCTATTTACCGCTGGATCCGAGTTCTCCTCCAGAGCGCCTGAACTATCTGCTGGATGACGCTCGCGCTGCAGCTTTGATTACAGGGCAGTGTTTATCTTCATCGCTTTCATCTCGAATGGAGCCGACTGTCGTAATTGATCCTTCAGGCCAGATTGCGGAAGCAGATGTTAGCGATGACCGGACCGTCGCTTCACCCAAAATAGCGAGCAGCAGCTTGGCCTATGTGATTTATACATCCGGGTCTACAGGTCAGCCGAAAGGAGTAGAGCTCACACACGGCGGACTGATGAATCTCATTTCCTGGCATCACCGCGCGTTCAATATAACGGCGAAGGATCGTGCAAGTCAGCTTGCATCACTTGGATTTGACGCGGCAGTATGGGAGATATGGCCGTACCTGACAGCAGGAGCAAGCGTTCACCTCGGAGACGGCGTGGTTATGAATGAGCCGGCGGCAGTCCGGGATTGGCTTGTGTCACGAGGAATCACAATTACCTTCCTGCCAACCCCGCTGGCGGAGCGCGTAACGACGCTCGAATGGCCGAACAAGCATTCCCTGAGGATCATGCTGACCGGTGCTGACACACTCCACCACTACCCATCACGCAAATTGCGATTCCAGCTCGTCAACAATTACGGTCCGACTGAGTGTACGGTGGTCGCAACCTCTGGAACCGTGCCTTCGAATCCGGAGCATACCGATCAACTCCCCACGATTGGCCGGCCGATCGACAACGTCCAAATTCACATTCTTGATGACAAGATGAAGCAAGTCCCAATTGGGGAAGTAGGAGAAATTTACCTCGGAGGTTCCAGTCTCGCTCGTGGCTACCGCAATCGCCCGGACCTTACAGCGGAGAGATTCGTCTCCAGCCCATTCAACACTGCGCCACATGCGCGGTTATACAAAACGGGTGACCTCGGGAAAGTCTTGCCCAATGGAGAGATCGCATTTCTTGGTCGAGTCGATGAGCAAGTGAAAATTCGGGGCTATCGAATCGAGCCAGCGGAGATTGTAAAGGTTCTGGATGAGCATTATGCGATTCAAGCTTGCGCTGTAGTGGCACGTGAGGTTGAGCCCGGAGATAAGCGCCTCGTTGCTTACTTTGTCGCCGAGCCCAATGCTACTGTCAGTCATACTGAACTGCGGAATTTCGTGGCCAGCCGTCTTCCCGAATATATGATCCCCTCGATTTTTGTGAAGCTCGATACGTTGCCTCTGAATTCCAGCGGCAAAGTAGATAAACCCACACTTCCAGCTCCGGACGTTGCGAATACACTTCGCGATAGCGCGTTTGTTGCACCACGTAATCCTATTGAAGAACGAATCGGATCCATGTTGGCTTCCCTGCTCGATGTTGGGGAGGTGAGTGTACAAGACAATTTCTTCCTCTTAGGAGGTCACTCTCTGCTTGGCACCCAACTTATCGCTAGGATACGCGATGCATTCGGAGTAGAGCTTACTCTGAAAAGCTTGTTTGATGCTCCCACTGCGGCAAAGCTTTCCGCCGAGGTCGAAACACTGCTGATGGCCAAATTGGAAGCCATGACCGATGAGGAAGCTCTGCGCCTCCTCGGCGGAACAGCATCAGCAGCAGCATAA
- a CDS encoding 4'-phosphopantetheinyl transferase superfamily protein, translated as MESSAQACAQAHFGDVADTLEAFLESELYAAVNVACMSVNHVGKIAMGIASESAALRSTLLAEEDCAISPLSSAKRRANWTRGRVAARIALGKLGTDQGAVGRGNAGEPIWPHGISGSITHCAPWSVAAVTESPDSVFVGIDLEDTRRIQEFGIESVVCRPTEREWIHEGSNSLQRLCMIFSAKEALYKSLFPSFRHYIDFGEVELCWSPQKRGFKVVMLPRLNDPQGRVSLIASRSFKNLIFSCAAYAMRSVSLPQS; from the coding sequence ATGGAAAGTTCAGCACAGGCGTGTGCACAGGCACACTTCGGAGACGTTGCCGATACCCTCGAGGCCTTTCTTGAGTCAGAACTCTATGCAGCCGTGAACGTAGCCTGCATGTCGGTTAATCACGTTGGAAAGATCGCAATGGGCATTGCATCTGAATCTGCTGCTCTTCGATCTACGCTACTTGCAGAAGAGGACTGTGCCATCAGCCCGCTCTCGTCGGCAAAGCGACGCGCGAATTGGACGCGAGGGCGAGTGGCGGCCCGCATTGCTCTCGGAAAACTCGGGACGGACCAAGGTGCAGTTGGTCGCGGCAACGCAGGAGAGCCAATCTGGCCTCATGGAATCAGCGGATCGATTACGCACTGTGCTCCCTGGAGTGTCGCGGCTGTGACGGAGTCACCTGACTCAGTATTTGTTGGAATTGACTTAGAGGATACAAGACGAATCCAGGAATTTGGAATTGAGAGCGTGGTCTGCCGTCCAACTGAACGCGAATGGATCCATGAAGGCAGTAACTCACTTCAACGTTTGTGCATGATATTTTCAGCTAAAGAAGCGTTATATAAGAGCTTATTTCCCAGCTTTAGACACTACATCGATTTTGGAGAAGTCGAACTTTGCTGGTCTCCGCAAAAACGCGGATTCAAGGTTGTGATGCTTCCGCGGCTTAACGATCCTCAGGGGCGAGTCTCCCTCATCGCTTCGCGCAGCTTTAAGAACCTGATTTTCAGTTGCGCAGCTTATGCGATGCGGTCAGTGAGCCTGCCCCAGAGCTGA
- a CDS encoding HAD family phosphatase codes for MLAGAIFDLDGVLADSHPIHLASWRRFLTSVGAPVSDEDLEVVREGRTKEELLRYFMGEVTEDEFSSYAAQKDRIYSEYLNDVNAVSGARHLLHQLKTAGIMLAVASSGSFRRVHHTLDLLQIRNYFQVVCTADEFKSGKSTAAIFAATAEQMQVQCEHALVFEDSAIAIRSARAIGMKCIGIADRVRASALLQAGAEYVFPNFLGMSLVRLQSLFSGEPKTNSSSQAQSCSF; via the coding sequence ATGCTTGCAGGAGCAATTTTTGACCTGGATGGAGTTCTCGCCGATAGTCACCCTATTCACCTCGCATCGTGGAGAAGATTCCTAACTTCCGTAGGAGCGCCCGTCAGCGATGAGGATCTCGAAGTCGTTCGTGAAGGCAGGACCAAGGAAGAGCTGCTCCGTTATTTCATGGGTGAAGTCACTGAGGATGAGTTCTCCAGCTACGCAGCCCAGAAAGATCGAATTTATTCCGAATACCTTAACGATGTGAATGCGGTGAGCGGCGCCCGACATTTGCTACACCAATTAAAGACCGCTGGAATTATGTTAGCTGTGGCGTCGAGTGGCAGCTTCCGTCGGGTTCATCACACTTTAGATCTGTTGCAAATCAGAAACTACTTTCAAGTTGTCTGCACAGCTGATGAATTTAAATCGGGAAAATCGACGGCGGCAATTTTTGCTGCGACTGCCGAGCAAATGCAGGTTCAATGTGAGCATGCGCTGGTTTTCGAAGATTCTGCGATCGCTATACGCTCAGCGAGAGCAATCGGTATGAAATGTATCGGTATCGCAGATCGTGTTCGAGCAAGTGCCTTACTCCAAGCAGGAGCCGAGTACGTGTTTCCGAACTTTCTTGGAATGTCTCTGGTCCGATTGCAGAGTCTCTTCTCAGGAGAACCGAAGACAAATTCTTCCTCTCAGGCGCAAAGCTGTTCATTTTAG
- a CDS encoding sugar transferase — MKIENVNRALYYLILAGDLAWIVMSVSLARVLPGNFSVQQETFAALLRNPALAVMFALWIMLYLRKDLAGFQQGWHAPTVIAHVVVAVAYVLIGFGFSSLAVSQYYPYRSFVSLALLLIAGFVGIRYAVHFIIDSRLRKHASRRVIIVGSGRMVPELMKKIARHPELCMEVVGVLFPCNPDGSQEHFSLGSDTVTLRTLGILDQLKNANADELILIEPIPPGSETEQLLASCREAGLQVRVLPQQYELYLSKARLMEIEDVPLLSLEEHALCPWSIHMKSLLDIVGATLLLVLTMPLLLVSALLLHWSKGQVFRKELRCGQEGRPFLMFRLNIQRECTTLKRFERLLLQFSFTELPQLFNVLKGEMSLVGPRPEAIERVKHYSMWQRQRLSVRPGLTGLAQVHGFREQHSSDEKAHFDLQYIFHWSLFLDVCLIVQTAWTLLQRMVWEHKIVLPSLLPPVSGIKLELGRICDADSAQSGTD, encoded by the coding sequence ATGAAAATCGAGAATGTAAACCGAGCCTTGTACTATCTAATCCTTGCTGGCGACCTCGCATGGATCGTTATGTCCGTATCGCTCGCGAGGGTGCTACCTGGTAACTTTTCCGTACAGCAGGAAACATTTGCGGCGCTGCTGCGCAATCCAGCCCTGGCGGTGATGTTTGCTCTCTGGATCATGCTTTATCTACGGAAGGACTTGGCTGGCTTTCAACAGGGCTGGCATGCACCGACTGTGATAGCTCACGTGGTTGTAGCTGTTGCATATGTCCTGATTGGATTTGGCTTTTCAAGCCTCGCTGTATCTCAATACTATCCATATAGATCCTTTGTATCTCTTGCGCTCTTGCTGATCGCAGGATTCGTGGGAATCCGCTATGCAGTCCATTTCATAATAGATTCGCGCTTACGCAAACACGCTAGTCGACGGGTGATCATCGTCGGGAGTGGACGGATGGTTCCTGAGCTCATGAAAAAAATTGCTCGACATCCTGAGCTCTGCATGGAAGTTGTTGGCGTCCTGTTTCCCTGTAATCCTGACGGCTCACAAGAGCATTTCTCATTGGGAAGCGACACTGTGACCCTTCGCACGTTGGGCATTCTGGATCAGCTAAAGAACGCAAATGCTGACGAGTTGATTCTGATCGAGCCCATACCGCCCGGATCAGAAACCGAGCAGTTGCTCGCCAGCTGTCGTGAAGCAGGATTACAAGTCCGCGTGCTGCCACAACAGTACGAGCTGTATCTTTCAAAAGCCCGTCTAATGGAAATCGAGGACGTACCGCTGTTGTCCCTCGAGGAACATGCTCTTTGTCCATGGAGTATTCATATGAAAAGTCTCTTGGACATTGTCGGAGCAACGTTGCTACTGGTTCTTACGATGCCTTTACTACTAGTCTCTGCTCTGCTCCTCCATTGGAGCAAAGGACAAGTCTTCCGTAAAGAATTGCGCTGCGGACAGGAGGGGAGGCCATTTCTGATGTTTCGGCTGAATATACAACGCGAATGCACTACCCTTAAACGTTTCGAGCGTCTTCTTCTACAATTCAGTTTCACCGAGCTTCCGCAACTTTTCAACGTATTGAAGGGGGAAATGAGCCTTGTAGGTCCGAGGCCGGAAGCAATTGAACGCGTGAAGCATTATTCGATGTGGCAGCGTCAGCGTCTCAGCGTTAGGCCTGGCTTGACTGGCCTCGCACAAGTTCATGGATTCCGGGAGCAGCATTCGTCCGACGAAAAGGCACACTTTGACCTTCAATATATTTTCCATTGGTCATTGTTTCTGGATGTCTGCCTCATTGTTCAGACTGCCTGGACTCTACTGCAGAGAATGGTTTGGGAGCACAAAATCGTACTGCCGTCTTTGTTACCCCCAGTGTCTGGAATAAAACTCGAGCTCGGGAGGATCTGCGATGCTGATAGTGCGCAGTCCGGTACGGATTAG